The nucleotide window CCAGAAAAGTGAGTGGTTGTAGTGTCCACCGCCGTTATTTCTTACTGCAGGTTTGTCAGTTCCTGTTTTTTGGATTTCTTCAAGAGATTTCCCTTCAAGTTCTGTCCCCGCGATTGCGTTATTAAGATTGTCCACATACGCCTGGTGGTGTTTTGAGTGGTGGATTTCCATTGTTTTTGCATCGATGGTTGGCTCCAACGCATCGTACGCATAACTAAGTTTTGGTAATTCGAATGACATAGTTTGGTATTTATTTGTTAATAAATGAATTGTTCAAAAATAGTCAATTATTATTCCAAGAAGCAAGAATTAGACTTATTTTATAAATATTTAACATCGAAAAATATAATAAAATTTGCCGTAACTTTGACGCATTCTAAATAATTAATTATTATTTGGGCAGCTTTATCCGTCCTCCGTTCCCAATCTTTTTGCCAAAGCTTTTCCAGCCACAAAAAAGGATTTCCACTCAGGCCGGGCTGCAGATTCAACGTTTTAAACATTGGATTTTCAATCTAACATCTAATTTCTAACATCTAATATCTACATCTAAATGTTTGATATCAACAACATAAGAGCCAAATTCCCAATCCTGAACCAAGAAATCAACGGCAAACCATTAGTTTATCTGGACAACGCCGCAACTTCCCAAAAACCAATTTCAGTTATCAAAACCTGGGAACAATATTATGAAACCATCAACGCCAATGTTCACCGTGGCATCCACACGTTGAGTCAATTAGCAACGGAAGAAATGGAACTTTCCAGACAGAAAATCCAACGTTTCATCAATGCAAAACACGACTACGAAGTGATTTTCACCAAAGGAACGACGGAAGGAATCAATCTCGTGGCATACGCTTTGACCAACCAAATCAAACCAAACGACGAAATCATCATTTCTTATTTGGAACACCATTCCAACATCGTTCCGTGGCAGATGCTTTGCGAAAGAACCGGTGCAAAACTTCGCGTCATCCCAATGGACGAAAACGGAATCCTCCAAATCAATGTTTTGGAAGAATGGCTGAATGAAAAAACAAAAATAGTCTCTGTAAATCAAGTTTCTAACGCTCTAGGAATTGTAAATCCTATCGAAGAAATCATTGAAAAAACAAGAAGACTTTCCAATGCTTACGTTTTGATTGACGGCGCTCAATCTGCACCACATTTCAAAATCGATGTTCAGAAACTGGATTGTGATTTCTTCGTCTTCTCGGGACACAAAATGTACGCACCAATGGGAACAGGAATCCTTTACGGCAAAGAATCAGTTCTCGAAAACCTTCACCCTTTCCACGGCGGTGGCGAAATGATTGCGGTTTGTAGCTTTGAGAAAACAACTTACGCCGGTTTACCTTTCAAATTCGAGGCTGGAACACCTAATGTTGGCGGAAATATTGCGCTTGGAGAAGCGGTTGATTTCATTGAAAATATCGGTCGCGAAAATCTTCAAAACCACGAAAATGACCTTCTGAATTATGCGCAGAAAAAACTTCTGGAATTGGAAGGCATCAAAATCTATGGCGAAAAAGCCAATAGAACCGGCGTAGTTTCCTTCAATCTGGAAGGCGCAGGAATCGCTTCTGACACTGGAATGATTCTAGACAAACTTGGAATTGCAGTGAGAACCGGACACCATTGTACACAACCGATTATGGATTTCTTCAACATCGCCGGAACTGTTCGTGCAAGTTTTGCAGTTTACAATACTTTGGAAGAAATTGATATTCTAGTGGAAGGTGTTAAAAAAGCGCAGAGAATGTTGGTGTAAAATAAAAAAATATATTCTCGCAGAGCAAGCCAATTTTGCAGATTTAAATTAAAAAAAATCTGCTCTATTTGCCAAATCAGCGAGAACTAAAAAAATAAACCTTTCGATTAATTTCGGGAGGTTTTTTTTTTATATCTGCCAAATTGTATTGCTTTTCCTATTGGCATATCTCTTGCGAAATTATAGATTCATTCGTAACAGTATTGTTTTTCCATTAAATTGGAGAAACGATTTTTATATTAATTAAGATTAATGACAATATGTCATTCAATATACTATGACAGAATTTGAAAATATCAGTTTTGAGGAAATCCTAGACGAAGGTTTCGGAATCGTGGCAGAAGAGATCAATCTGGACGAGCTCGGCAATCAAGATGCCGACAAGACCCAAACTGTTTTCCCAATTCTCCCCGTGAGAAATATGGTAATGTTCCCAAAAGTCATTACGCCAATTACGGCTGGAAGGGAAAAATCCAAAAAACTCTTGGAAGATGCCCAAAGAGAAAACAAACTCGTGGGAATCATCAGCCAAAAAAATCCTAACGAAGAAAATCCTTCGGAAAAAGACCTCTATCTCGTAGGAACTTTGGCAAAAATCCTTAAAATCATCACACTTCCCGAAGGTAATATTACTGCGATCACTCGTGGCGTTCAGAGATTCAAAGTGAAAAAATTTGTTTCTACCGAGCCTTACTTTCTTGCAGAAATTACCAAACAAAAAGATACACAACCCAAAGATAAAGAGGAATTTTCTGCATTGGTGGACAACATCAAAGACCTTGCAGAAAAGATCATCAACATCGACCCGAATATTCCAAATGCAGCACAGTTTGCTATCAAAAATATTGATGGGCAAGAAGACCTTTTGAATTTCGTTTCAGCCAACGGAAATTTTGCGTCTGACAAAAAACAGAGTTTATTAGACGAAAAAACTTTGATCGGCCGTGCAAAAAATCTTTACGAAATGATGCACGATGATTTCCGTCATCTCGAACTCAAAAACCAGATCCATCAAAAAACCAGCAAGGATCTGGACAAGCAACAGCGCGAGTACTTCCTCAATCAGCAGATCCGCACCATCCAAGACGAATTGGGTGGCGGCGCAGAATCTGATGCAGACGAATTCCGTAAAAAAGCTTCAAAACTGAAATGGAGTGACGATGTAGAAAAACACTTCGAGAAAGAATTACAACGACTTTCCAGACAACATTCCAGCTCGCCAGATTACAATGTTCAGCGTAATTATCTGGACTTTTTCACCGATTTGCCTTGGGAACATTATTCCAAAGATGCCTTCGATTTGAACAAAGCGGAGAAACTTTTGGACAAAGAACATTTTGGACTGGAAGATATCAAGAAAAGAATCTTGGAACACATTGCGGTTCTGAAACTCAAGAACGATATGAAGTCGCCAATCCTTTGTTTGGTTGGTCCTCCAGGCGTTGGAAAAACGTCATTAGGTAAATCTGTTGCCGATGCTTTAGGAAGAAAATATGTGCGTGTTTCCCTGGGTGGATTGCACGACGAAAGTGAGATCCGCGGACACAGAAAAACCTACATTGGTGCGATGGCAGGAAGAATCCTTCAATCCATCAAAAAATCCGGAACATCAAATCCAGTTATTGTTCTGGATGAGATTGACAAACTCGGACAAGGTGCGCACGGCGACCCAAGTTCAGCTTTGCTGGAAGTGCTTGACCCTGAACAAAATAATAATTTCTATGATAATTTCCTAGAATTGGGTTATGACCTTTCAAAAGTAATGTTCATCGCAACTGCCAATTCACTTTCAACCGTTCAACGTCCGCTTTTGGACAGAATGGAAATCATCAGCATTGCGGGCTATACTTTGGAAGAAAAAGTGGAGATTGCCAAACGACATTTGATCAAAAAACAATTGCGTGAAAATGGTTTGGATGCCAAATATCTGAAGCTCGGAAACACAGAATTGAAACATATTATCGATGCACATACTTCTGAAAGTGGCGTGAGAACTTTGGAGAAAAAAATTGCAGGAATCGCCCGTTGGGTAGCACTTCAAATCGCAATGGAAAAAGAATTTGACCCGAAAATCTCTGTTGATAAAGTCGATGAAATTCTTGGTGTTCCAAGACCGAAAACTTTGGCGGAAATCACTGATGTTCCCGGCGTGGTAACAGGTTTGGCGTGGACAAGTGTTGGTGGTGACATTCTCTTCATTGAAAGTATTTTATCCAAAGGAAAAGGTGCTTTGACAATGACTGGAAACCTTGGAAATGTGATGAAGGAATCCGCGACCATCGCTCTAGAATTCATCAAAGCACATTACGAGGAATTAGGCATTTCTGAAGAAGATATCGAAAAGAAAAACATCCACGTTCACGTGCCAGAAGGCGCAACACCGAAAGATGGACCATCTGCCGGAATTGCGATGCTAACATCAATGGTTTCAAGTTATAAGAACATCAAAGTGAAACCTCATCTTGCAATGACTGGCGAAATTACACTTCGTGGAAAAGTACTTCCAGTTGGTGGAATCAAAGAAAAATTACTTGCTGCAACCAGAGCCGGAATCAAAGAAGTGATTCTTTGTGAAGCGAACAGAAAAGATGTGGAGGAAATCAAAAAAGATTACCTGAAGCATTTGAAAGTCAATTATGTAACCAATATGAGCGAGGTTGTCGAGATTGCTTTGAAGTAAAAAACTTAAGATTTAAATTCTAAATATTCATCCGTTCGGGAAATTTCTCGGACGGATTTTATTTTAATATTCAATTCAAATTTTTATTAATTTCGCATTTACAAATTCATTTACACCAGAATATTAAAACATCATATGGGAATTACCGCACTATTTGTAATTTTATTGGTCATCTTGATATTTTCGGTGTCATACATTCCCAATCTAACATTCCGCAAAAAGATTTTCATCGTCATTGCTGCTCTGTTGGTCTGCTTCGCCGTTTTGGCTTTCCTTTTTGCAACTCAATTTGGTGGAGGAAGAGAACCGATTCAAGAAAGTGAAACTGTAGAAATAAAAAAATAACTATAAAATTTACAAACTATGAAATACGTCAAATTTATCCTCTGCCTCCTTTTCGGTTTAATGTTCATCAACGCCGGACTAGACAAGTTCTTCCACTATATGCCAATGCCGGAACTAACAGAGTCTATGAAAAAATCATTCGCCGCCTTTGCAGAACTGAGCTGGCTGATGCCGTTGGTCGGTGCCGTGGAAATCATCGGTGGTGCTTTATTCATCTTTCCAAAAACGAGAGCGTTGGGCGCCATTGTCATCTTACCAATTATGGTCGGAATCGTTCTTCACAACTTTACAAAAGCTCCGGAAGGCATTCCAATCGCCTTGGTTTTCGCAACCATCAACCTTTGGATTTTGATTGATAATCGCAAAAAATACGAAGCTCTAATCAGCTAAGATTTTTACCATTTCAAAAATAAAATTTGCAAATTCAAAAAAAATAATATCTTTGCACCTGAAAATCAAGTTCAACCAACAAAAATAACAACGAAGCAATGTTCAAATACAACTTACATACATCAGTAGGATTGCCTTTTGCAAAGGCGAGGCTTCGTGGTTTGGTACATTCTTAGAACAACAGTATAATGAAATATCAAAACCCGGAGTCGTAAGATTTCGGGTTTTTTATTGCGCAATATTTCAAACTTAAAACGTTTCCCCGAAATCTTTTTTTTAGGAGCTTAATCCCGCTTTCCGCTATATCTTTTTTTGCCAGCGCTTTTTTCAAGCCCAGGCAAAAAAAAGGATGCCGCTGCAATCGGGGCTAGGACAAACTCCTGCCTTAAACCAATTAAAATTTTAGTTGGCAAACCAGATGCGAGAAAATCAATCATTCTCATCATTCATCAATTATAAAAAAATGGGAAATTTAAAATTAAAAGGAAAAGATATATTAAAATTAGGCTATCCAAACAACCAGAGCGTCAACATCGCTTTGGAAGTGATGAAGAGAAATTTTGCAACCAAAAATATTCATTATGTGAAATCTCTTTTAAAGGAAATCCAGCAAAATCCGGAGAACTTCGAGAAAGATTTAACCTTCGGACAAATTGCAGAAGCTCTGCTTTCATCAAAGAAAACTGAGAAAAGAATGCTCAACACCAGCAGGGCGTCTTTCCAAATTTTCGGAAATGATATTTCAGATGAAGCAAAAAACCAACTCTACACCGCACTGAAACTGCCAATTGCAACACAAGGCGCTTTGATGCCCGATGCACACAGCGGTTACGGACTTCCAATAGGTGGCGTTCTTGCGGTAGAAAATGCGGTAATCCCTTACGGAGTCGGAATGGATATCGGTTGCAGAATGTCGCTCAGTATTTTGGATACGCCAATTTCATATCTCGACGGCGCGAAAGACAAATATGAAAAAGCGCTTGGCGAACACACTAAATTCGGAATGTATGAAACGCACAAATCTCACGTCGACCACGAGATTTTCGACAGAGACACGTTCGGTTTAATTCCGATTTTGAGACGATTAAAAGGAAAAGCCATCAAACAAATGGGAAGTTCCGGCGGAGGAAATCACTTCGTGGAATTCGGTGAAGTGGAAATTACGGAAGAAGATGAAAAAATCAATCTTCCGAAAGGAAAATACCTCGGAATACTTTCACACAGCGGTTCGCGTGGATTGGGAGCAGAAATCGCTCAGTATTATTCGAGAGTGGCGACCGAACAATGTCCGTTGCCAAAAGAAGCGCAAAACTTCGCCTGGCTGGATTTGAACACGCATCTCGGATTAGAATACTGGACGGCGATGAATCTTGCAGGAGATTATGCTTCGGCCTGCCACGACGATATTCACAGAAGACTGGTGAAAGCGGTCGGCGGAAGAGTGAAAGCCAGAATCGAAAACCATCACAACTTCGCATGGAAAGAAATTCACAATGGAAAAGAGGTGATTGTTCACAGAAAAGGCGCAACTCCAGCCAACGAAAACGAGTTGGGAATGATTCCCGGCTCGATGACGGCAAAAGGTTTCATCGTCCGAGGAAAAGGAAATCCGCATTCACTGAACTCGGCTTCACACGGAGCGGGACGGGCTTTTTCGAGAGGAGAATGCAGAAACCGTTTTACTCAGAATGACATCAAGAAAGAATTAAAACACAAAAATGTCACCTTGATGGGCGGAAATGCGGAAGAAGCACCAATGGCGTACAAAGACATCAACGAAGTGATGAACGCACAAAGTGAACTGGTCGATATTCTCGGAACTTTCCAACCCCGAATTGTGAGGATGGATAAATAATGATTAATG belongs to Chryseobacterium sp. KACC 21268 and includes:
- a CDS encoding DoxX family protein, with the protein product MKYVKFILCLLFGLMFINAGLDKFFHYMPMPELTESMKKSFAAFAELSWLMPLVGAVEIIGGALFIFPKTRALGAIVILPIMVGIVLHNFTKAPEGIPIALVFATINLWILIDNRKKYEALIS
- the lon gene encoding endopeptidase La, whose translation is MTEFENISFEEILDEGFGIVAEEINLDELGNQDADKTQTVFPILPVRNMVMFPKVITPITAGREKSKKLLEDAQRENKLVGIISQKNPNEENPSEKDLYLVGTLAKILKIITLPEGNITAITRGVQRFKVKKFVSTEPYFLAEITKQKDTQPKDKEEFSALVDNIKDLAEKIINIDPNIPNAAQFAIKNIDGQEDLLNFVSANGNFASDKKQSLLDEKTLIGRAKNLYEMMHDDFRHLELKNQIHQKTSKDLDKQQREYFLNQQIRTIQDELGGGAESDADEFRKKASKLKWSDDVEKHFEKELQRLSRQHSSSPDYNVQRNYLDFFTDLPWEHYSKDAFDLNKAEKLLDKEHFGLEDIKKRILEHIAVLKLKNDMKSPILCLVGPPGVGKTSLGKSVADALGRKYVRVSLGGLHDESEIRGHRKTYIGAMAGRILQSIKKSGTSNPVIVLDEIDKLGQGAHGDPSSALLEVLDPEQNNNFYDNFLELGYDLSKVMFIATANSLSTVQRPLLDRMEIISIAGYTLEEKVEIAKRHLIKKQLRENGLDAKYLKLGNTELKHIIDAHTSESGVRTLEKKIAGIARWVALQIAMEKEFDPKISVDKVDEILGVPRPKTLAEITDVPGVVTGLAWTSVGGDILFIESILSKGKGALTMTGNLGNVMKESATIALEFIKAHYEELGISEEDIEKKNIHVHVPEGATPKDGPSAGIAMLTSMVSSYKNIKVKPHLAMTGEITLRGKVLPVGGIKEKLLAATRAGIKEVILCEANRKDVEEIKKDYLKHLKVNYVTNMSEVVEIALK
- a CDS encoding RtcB family protein, yielding MGNLKLKGKDILKLGYPNNQSVNIALEVMKRNFATKNIHYVKSLLKEIQQNPENFEKDLTFGQIAEALLSSKKTEKRMLNTSRASFQIFGNDISDEAKNQLYTALKLPIATQGALMPDAHSGYGLPIGGVLAVENAVIPYGVGMDIGCRMSLSILDTPISYLDGAKDKYEKALGEHTKFGMYETHKSHVDHEIFDRDTFGLIPILRRLKGKAIKQMGSSGGGNHFVEFGEVEITEEDEKINLPKGKYLGILSHSGSRGLGAEIAQYYSRVATEQCPLPKEAQNFAWLDLNTHLGLEYWTAMNLAGDYASACHDDIHRRLVKAVGGRVKARIENHHNFAWKEIHNGKEVIVHRKGATPANENELGMIPGSMTAKGFIVRGKGNPHSLNSASHGAGRAFSRGECRNRFTQNDIKKELKHKNVTLMGGNAEEAPMAYKDINEVMNAQSELVDILGTFQPRIVRMDK
- a CDS encoding cysteine desulfurase, producing MFDINNIRAKFPILNQEINGKPLVYLDNAATSQKPISVIKTWEQYYETINANVHRGIHTLSQLATEEMELSRQKIQRFINAKHDYEVIFTKGTTEGINLVAYALTNQIKPNDEIIISYLEHHSNIVPWQMLCERTGAKLRVIPMDENGILQINVLEEWLNEKTKIVSVNQVSNALGIVNPIEEIIEKTRRLSNAYVLIDGAQSAPHFKIDVQKLDCDFFVFSGHKMYAPMGTGILYGKESVLENLHPFHGGGEMIAVCSFEKTTYAGLPFKFEAGTPNVGGNIALGEAVDFIENIGRENLQNHENDLLNYAQKKLLELEGIKIYGEKANRTGVVSFNLEGAGIASDTGMILDKLGIAVRTGHHCTQPIMDFFNIAGTVRASFAVYNTLEEIDILVEGVKKAQRMLV